The nucleotide window AATTGAGACCTACTTTGCTGACTGTTCGGGCACCGGCCATACAAGAGGATTGCAGCTGTTGGCCCAAAATGCCACAGTGGGTTCCTTCTTGGCTGGCAGATTGCATTTTGGAACAACAGCTGAGATAACCCAAACCCAGGATATTTCCTTGCAAGCCTCAAATATTTTCTGTATCTGCGTAATTTATTCTGGTTGAAAGTTTGGCTTTATTCAGTGGAAATTTCTCCCCATAAAAGGTCATTTCAAATGCTGTAAATAATTTCCAGAATATTTATACGTTGTAATTTCTCTAACCTGAATTATGTCTAAAGCATGAGTTTCCATAAAGGTTTTTGACTTTGCCTCCATAATTACgtgtttgattatttttcatgcatttaactAATTAGAAGCCTGTTTGGTTGCTGTAAGAGTCTTTTTTCTATTGTTATCtaataaatgaattttataTTGAATCAGGAATTGGCTGAACCATCAATTAGAGATGCATTTAAGTTATGTGTTCAACAAGGAGCAAAGCGGATTATCATTagtcctttttttctcttccctGGCCGGCATTGGAACCAGGTGGTGTAAATGACTGACTTTGATCTATTAGCATCAATGGCTTAAAAAAGAACTTCAATTATGTATGTATGACTTGTATAAAATGTCTAACAATATGTGCTCCTTAGGATATCCCTGCTCTAGCTGCTGAAGCAGCGGAGGATCACTCAGGCATCTCCTATATTGTCACAGCACCACTTGGTCTACACGAAAGTTTGGTGGTATGATATCGAGCATCCTTTTCCTGTGGATATAAAATGTTATGTGTATTTATTCCATTAGTTATTTAGGTAATTGCTTTGTTTTGAACATGATTAAAGGGGAAAGTATCTTGatcttttttatttccttttaacAAACTTAGTTTGCATGCGTGGACAATATTTCCTAAATGATTGCACTTACATTCACACTGGGGTCCATACTGCATAACATGAATAGGATAGTCAGTTTTTTTAGCAAAGGAGATTTTACCCAATTTTGTACAACCAGAAATTTCCAATTCAAACCATTTGGAAAGTGTCCAATTTTGATCATGTCAACTAGTAAGTCAATCCTCCCTGCGGAGAAAATTAGTTCTTTGTTTGCTTTAACATTTTCATGTTAGCTGAAGCCTTAGCTCCAACAAAGAGTTATTCTTAGCTAACCAATACTTCCTGCTAGTACATGGAAATTTTTGTCtaatagatatattttatatgtatgattACATTGTTAATAGTAGACGGTTTTATAAGCACTTTGCTGCCAATTTTGAGATCTGTTTCTGATTTCTTATGATCGATAATAACTGCAGCTCTTGAATCTggttttgtggttttgattgCTTCAAATAGTTCTCTGAATCTTTGCTTAATAAACtatattttaggaaaaaaaatttcagcacTCATATCATTCTTGTCATGGCATCAAATATTAGATTTAGAAAATTCttaatttctattttgaaaCTGTCATCTTCTTTTTTATGGTTTGGACCTTTACTTGTGCAGTTATCTATATTCACCTCTCTCATTTCCTATGCACTCAGCTATCTAGTTTTGAAAGGTATTTTTTGAATTCATTCATATTTTCCCGTAGTTTTCTGTGCAAAGTTTTTTGGTGTGCTAATTGATGGGTTACAGAAACAGATGGGTTTGATTGACTGCCAACTATGAGACTAACTTAATTGATTTGCCATGTGCTTTTGAAAGAAAGCTTTAGAACTTGTTGTGCCATTTCATCAATGATGTTTATGTATTATGTAGGATGTGGTGAATGATCGAATAAATTATTGCCTAAAGCATGTGGATGGTGATGCTACCGAGTGTTCTGTATGCGCTGGAACAGGCAAGTGCCGTCTATACCAATGAGAGAGTCTCATTCTCAGGCAAGATATTGTAAAATTGCAAAGCACATGGAGAGACCATGAAGTTAGCACAGGATTACTGGAggacatatatatgaaatctACATTTGAAGTGCTGTAAATGTTCCCTGTTGTTCTTAATGAAGGCAAAGTTGAAATCGTTATTGATGTTGAAATCATGCATCTAGTCTTTTAGGTATTCCACATCCCCAGAAACTAAATTGGTGCCTATTGTGTGGGAGGCTATAAGAGCCACTGGTAACTGGGATTGATTTGATTGCATTGGTTTAAAACAGAAGCTAGCCCTTTTTTTCTGCAGAAGTGGCACCTAGGACTATTAAGATGCAAGGAATGATCACTAAACATCCAATATGGAGGTAAAAATGGCAACACAAAGCTGGCTGTGAAATTTAAGAAGACTTATTATTGAAGAGTTCTTACTCCAAATGCAAGGATTTATGacaatataaaacatataatgtTGATTTGTCATCTTTTATATACCCTAGTTTTGACTTGTAgttgtttatgtttgtttgtctgtgtgtgtgaattattttttttttaactttgggTTCTATTTATGGTTGTTTTCTTATGTTAAGGTTATTGAAGACATTATACATATAGTAATGTTATGCACATTCTAGTGAGGAAGACATCCTTCTTTCATTGTTTTGGTTTGCTCAGGATACTCTCTgctattatcaatttttttggtatttgagaAGTCTTGTTGTTTGATTCGTAGCAAGCTTCTCTTAGAATATtgtcttctttatttttatttttatctttcttgaatattattatgaatgtcaaaataatatgataaacaattGTGAGGTATAATTTTAACAGCCAGTgtagaaaaaaacacaaatatacataataataaacatatgcAAATAATACTAAACACTTGAGTGGAAATAATAGACATTTGggaaataatataaacaaataatcttAGGATAGATGTGTGTGCATCCAAGAAGAGTTCACATCAATTTTATAAGATAAAATGCTCCCATGGGATGCAAACAGTGTATATAGTGAAGAACTAGTGATGTTCTTGCATGTCATGGACCACAATATGAAGAATACGACCATAGatatagagttcttgcactCAAGGGAAACTATTAGGACATCAACTATGTCCTTGGCGCAATCAGTATTTTACATGAGGATCTTGTTAAACAACTAAGACTAGTGGAGGAACCAGAAGCAAAATAAAAGGGTGctcatataaaatattattaatttttttttgaagttttttcaatttaaaaaaaaatataattagattagttgaaagatatttttattgtagTTTGGCCGACccaattgttaaaaaaaaaaccaatacatttataaattttttatgaaagacaaaataaaaaattaaggagccaaacaataattttcataaatattttataaaaatatatatttatataaatattttttaaatatataatatcctaactaataaaaatcatgagTTTAACCAATAAAtgtttgtaatgttttttaatttttattctatataaactaatttgtaataaatgaaggctaaacaataattttttgtgaaaattgcTTGAAAACCCCCCTAAGTTtgccatattgccaaaaaaacccccctaattttgcaatccccaaaacccCCTTCTTTTTACACTCCATGATTTTAAAACCCCCAAAGTATGTAATGGTggttaacggagtgatttttaaattttatggccATTTGAGCcatttgcttgtcttctctcaactcgcgtctccagccATTTTTGCACATCCTCTGTAAAATTCAGTTTTTCCCTTGCCACcagtgtctcgaaggagaagtcctgcgcaagtattcggcatttcatcagtttgcaatctaaggtattgattatggttttatgttaactattctgttacaaagaaacatttttcggttttgttttgtgattttgtttttattggaagacattgaagcctgcagggggatttatcggctggggttttgttttattttacattttcgtctgtgtacacga belongs to Dioscorea cayenensis subsp. rotundata cultivar TDr96_F1 chromosome 17, TDr96_F1_v2_PseudoChromosome.rev07_lg8_w22 25.fasta, whole genome shotgun sequence and includes:
- the LOC120280132 gene encoding sirohydrochlorin ferrochelatase, chloroplastic isoform X4; this encodes MNGGALCAKSCLSVGNEGPQTKRDAVIIVDHGSRRQESNLMLNEFVSMFKARTSYEIVEPAHMELAEPSIRDAFKLCVQQGAKRIIISPFFLFPGRHWNQDIPALAAEAAEDHSGISYIVTAPLGLHESLVDVVNDRINYCLKHVDGDATECSVCAGTGKCRLYQ
- the LOC120280132 gene encoding sirohydrochlorin ferrochelatase, chloroplastic isoform X1, with amino-acid sequence MHSVTIPSHPPTISSLGLHSLEFSKSRRIAMNGGALCAKSCLSVGNEGPQTKRDAVIIVDHGSRRQESNLMLNEFVSMFKARTSYEIVEPAHMELAEPSIRDAFKLCVQQGAKRIIISPFFLFPGRHWNQDIPALAAEAAEDHSGISYIVTAPLGLHESLVDVVNDRINYCLKHVDGDATECSVCAGTGKCRLYQ
- the LOC120280132 gene encoding sirohydrochlorin ferrochelatase, chloroplastic isoform X2 → MHSVTIPSHPPTISLGLHSLEFSKSRRIAMNGGALCAKSCLSVGNEGPQTKRDAVIIVDHGSRRQESNLMLNEFVSMFKARTSYEIVEPAHMELAEPSIRDAFKLCVQQGAKRIIISPFFLFPGRHWNQDIPALAAEAAEDHSGISYIVTAPLGLHESLVDVVNDRINYCLKHVDGDATECSVCAGTGKCRLYQ